The following proteins are encoded in a genomic region of Triticum dicoccoides isolate Atlit2015 ecotype Zavitan chromosome 1B, WEW_v2.0, whole genome shotgun sequence:
- the LOC119349779 gene encoding uncharacterized protein LOC119349779: MRSSKSNGSVQKVGRVNHAQGEGASWVLVAGRVLLSTLSVRFGCKLKQMFDTKKQNSTSRAKRRHGSCELHSNLYRFDDETNCYCCVSDGGVEIKQAPASSLSKPDEPSLPLAKIPGPESSKENSGVMWTSSPDRLEDHRRPLQYSNSSGSPCVSESGSDIYIKREVIQKLRQHLRKRDEMIIEMQAQIADLKNSLSIEETQTANLQSQLDGANRDLFESEREIQQLRKIIADHCVAEALSRDKPLQAGNWQPDAANGHANGYADSSIDDPELHCIGIEKRNGEAERVEMLKREVGELKEVIEGKDFLLQSYKEQKVELCSKMRELQERLSAQVPNIL, from the exons ATGAGGTCCTCCAAGAGTAATGGGAGCGTGCAGAAGGTGGGGAGAGTTAACCATGCCCAGGGAGAAGGGGCGAGCTGGGTTCTTGTCGCAGGAAGAGTTCTTCTGAGCACTCTTTCAGTCAGATTTGGGTGCAAGCTGAAGCAAATGTTTGATACGAAGAAGCAAAATAGCACCTCCAGAG CCAAAAGAAGGCATGGATCTTGTGAACTACACTCGAATCTGTACCGTTTTGATGATGAAACCAATTGCTACTGCTGTGTCTCAG atggtggagtggaaatcaAGCAAGCACCTGCAAGTTCTTTATCGAAACCTGATGAACCCTCCCTTCCTCTTGCAAAGATACCAGGGCCAGAATCAAGCAAAGAGAACAGTGGCGTCATGTGGACGTCATCGCCTGACCGGCTTGAAGATCATCGCAGACCATTGCAGTACTCAAACAGTTCTGGCTCTCCCTGTGTTTCAGAGTCAGGATCTGACATTTATATCAAGAGAGAGGTCATACAGAAGTTGAGACAGCACCTCAGGAAACGTGATGAGATGATCATAGAGATGCAAGCACAGATAGCTGATCTTAAGAACTCTCTCAGCATCGAGGAGACGCAGACCGCCAATTTGCAGTCCCAGCTGGATGGTGCCAACCGAGATCTGTTCGAATCTGAGAGGGAGATCCAGCAGCTAAGGAAGATCATCGCAGATCATTGTGTGGCAGAAGCGCTCTCCCGCGACAAGCCCTTGCAAGCTGGAAACTGGCAACCAGATGCCGCCAATGGGCATGCGAATGGCTACGCTGATAGCAGCATCGATGACCCTGAGCTGCACTGTATTGGTATCGAGAAGAGGAACGGCGAGGCAGAGAGGGTGGAGATGCTCAAGAGAGAGGTGGGCGAGCTGAAGGAGGTGATAGAGGGGAAGGACTTCCTGCTCCAGAGCTACAAGGAGCAGAAGGTGGAGCTCTGCTCGAAGATGAGAGAGCTGCAGGAAAGGCTCTCGGCGCAGGTGCCCAACATCTTGTAG
- the LOC119349780 gene encoding uncharacterized protein LOC119349780: MAAPAHCARVTMRSTAFQCAAATGYRTVKLVCCKRRVSSVQKGIRGLDGSIQHRGLVSPRPSFRIQACTARLFDGSMDEQLAHHCSPAFSTRQGDMMGQVQDDRPPLNLELGGACPGGLSEKEIERRRKISAANKGKAPWTKGRKLTQEHRQRIKQGTIEALRDPKVKKKMLGHRQLHRQSSKDKISAALRKVWERRMISVRSRQMILRIWSDSIAEAAKEGDHGQDKLDWDSYDKIQSEMMSVFLWNKEKERVTKKLKRAVTKIVAKKLQAAEKMELLTKRTKKAKPEKLVLQKSDAQPRRVLASTRPKLKERLTKWHGRKKELEIVISSRTRGGGGLRKPAVARRRAVERRAEVDLATEPGVPPGRMKELHSPCKDGLPCGDT; the protein is encoded by the exons ATGGCTGCGCCCGCGCATTGTGCCAG GGTGACCATGCGTTCCACGGCCTTCCAGTGCGCTGCTGCTACCGGGTACCGAACAGTCAAGCTTGTGTGCTGCAAGCGCCGCGTGTCGTCGGTGCAGAAAGGAATTCGGGGCCTTGATGGGTCAATACAGCATCGAGGGCTTGTTTCGCCCCGGCCATCCTTCCGAATACAGGCTTGCACAGCACGACTGTTCGACGGcagcatggatgaacaattggcccATCACTGTTCTCCTGCATTTTCAACCAGGCAGGGCGATATGATGGGGCAAGTGCAAGACGATCGCCCACCGTTGAATCTGGAATTGGGCGGCGCCTGTCCCGGTGGTTTGTCAGAGAAGGAAATCGAAAGAAGACGAAAGATTAGTGCTGCAAACAAGGGGAAGGCCCCCTGGACCAAAGGAAGGAAATTAACCCAAG AGCACAGGCAGCGCATCAAGCAGGGCACTATCGAGGCTCTGAGAGATCCCAAG GTTAAGAAGAAAATGCTAGGACACCGTCAGTTGCATAG ACAATCGAGCAAAGACAAAATAAGCGCCGCGCTGAGAAAGGTATGGGAGAGGAGAATGATTTCTGTCAGGTCAAGACAGATGATCCTTCGTATATGGTCAGATAGCATCGCTGAGGCAGCGAAAGAAGGTGACCACGGGCAAGATAAGCTGGACTGGGACAGCTATGACAAGATACAGTCTGAGATGATGTCTGTGTTCCTATGGAACAAAGAGAAAGAACGGGTAACCAAGAAGCTTAAAAGGGCGGTGACAAAAATCGTTGCCAAGAAGCTTCAAGCAGCAGAGAAAATGGAGCTACTGACTAAAAGAACAAAGAAGGCGAAACCTGAGAAGCTGGTGCTGCAAAAGTCAGATGCTCAGCCGAGACGGGTGTTGGCATCCACAAGACCAAAGCTTAAAGAGAGGCTAACCAAG TGGCACGGCCGCAAGAAGGAGCTCGAGATCGTGATAAGCTCACGGACAAGAGGTGGAGGAGGGCTGCGTAAGCCGGCGGTCGCGAGGAGAAGGGCGGTGGAGAGGCGAGCCGAGGTGGACTTGGCGACGGAGCCCGGGGTTCCGCCAGGCCGGATGAAGGAGCTTCACTCGCCTTGCAAGGATGGGCTCCCCTGCGGCGACACCTGA